From Cinclus cinclus chromosome 26, bCinCin1.1, whole genome shotgun sequence, one genomic window encodes:
- the NCDN gene encoding neurochondrin — protein sequence MASDSGDGHATLKRCLGVLRDARNDSEQFAALLLVTKAVRAGEVDAKTRRQIFDAIGFTFPTRLLTSRQPPDGCPPHTFRAFGLTLLACFCTDPELAGHSQILNKIPTFNDILLSPCDPDSISMVDDVYQCLSAVLATARGPRELVTKGTVSALCQAYLNGGHGSDRALTLLVGLLAIAEAKCWQRDAPQLLAVLSKLSGDFLKAEDMTKFELCEVLPHFIPLSPPLTENSQGSECLCRLYKGLADVLGSKLSQSQRDPALKLTASLVQACGAEWIPAGSAGSKFLALLVNLACVEVRLTLEEPGPLEMEGKKEVVTACYVIMEMGIQECLREENPLLENVQKMQLMRIMEEAFGAVIFYLKEVKQEELQDPFIFASVRVLGAWMAEETSSLKQEICELLPFLVDYARKLFKEGSPAVSPPQAELVSTKGSVLAQDALRFLLPGFCHLTAEDRPRDILVSEGAPALLCEYFLQQWEVLTSKSTAPAPLTSTEMSLQTVCGVFLNLVVTAPDLVRHDKTFSSLMDVLLNSLPLLLPQKHHLVLAANVATLGLLMARILVGSAALQGTKSAKEFFGAAIRFLSQAHTAQADPNSDGLALAVSPTYVSAWDDICELWFLGMQALASCIPLFPWLPHAALQARWLQGLSQLLSRVAPSSVDFELVTAFQAVLVELARASEQCRDVILSHHGTEWASLYGMAALEQCLAKQGGASSTLDGK from the exons ATGGCCTCGGACTCCGGGGATGGCCACGCCACGCTGAAGCGGTGCCTTGGTGTGCTCAGAGACGCGAGGAACGACAGCGAGCAGTTCGCAGCACTGCTCCTG GTTACCAAAGCAGTCAGGGCTGGAGAAGTGGATGCCAAGACCCGTCGCCAGATCTTCGATGCGATCGGATTCACGTTCCCGACCCGCCTGCTGACCTCCCGGCAGCCCCCAGATGGCTGCCCCCCGCACACCTTCCGTGCCTTCGGCCTCACCCTGCTGGCCTGTTTCTGCACCGACCCGGAGCTAGCTGGGCACTCCCAGATCCTGAACAAAATCCCAACCTTCAATGACATCCTGCTTTCCCCCTGCGACCCGGACAGTATATCTATGGTCGATGATGTGTACCAGTGCCTCAGTGCTGTCCTGGCCACAGCCAGGGGTCCCAGGGAGTTGGTGACCAAAGGGACAGTGTCTGCCTTGTGCCAGGCCTACCTGAATGGGGGTCACGGCTCTGACCGTGCCCTCACACTGCTTGTGGGGCTGTTAGCCATAGCAGAGGCCAAGTGCTGGCAAAGAGATGCTccacagctcctggctgtgctcagcaagctcTCTGGTGACTTCCTCAAGGCTGAAGACATGACCAAATTTGAGCTCTGTGAAGTTCTGCCTCACTTCATCCCCTTGTCACCTCCTCTCACAGAGAATTCACAGGGCTCTGAGTGCCTCTGCAGACTTTACAAAGGGCTGGCTGATGTTTTGGGCAGTAAACTCAGCCAGTCGCAGCGAGACCCCGCTCTGAAGCTCACGGCCAGCCTCGTGCAGGCCTGTGGGGCTGAGTGGATCCCAGCAGGGAGTGCTGGCAGCAagttcctggccctgctggtgaACTTGGCTTGTGTGGAGGTCCGCCTCACCCTGGAGGAGCCAGGTCCTTTGGAGatggaggggaagaaagaagtGGTGACAGCCTGCTATGTCATTATGGAGATGGGGATCCAGGAGTGCCTGAGGGAAGAGAACCCTCTGCTAGAAAATGTGCAGAAAATGCAACTCATGAGGATTATGGAGGAGGCATTTGGAGCTGTAATATTCTACTTGAAAGAG GTTaaacaggaggagctgcaaGATCCTTTCATCTTTGCCTCTGTTCGAGTCCTTGGAGCTTGGATGGCAGAAGAGACATCCTCCCTCAAGCAGGAAATCTGTGAGCTCTTGCCTTTCCTTGTTGATTATGCCAGAAAGCTTTTCAAGGAGGGCAGCCCAGCAGTGAGtcctccccaggcagagctggtcagcacCAAGGGCTCTGTCTTAGCCCAGGATGCTCTGAG ATTTCTGCTACCTGGATTTTGCCATTTGACAGCAGAGGACAGGCCCCGGGACATCCTCGTCTCTGAAGGggcaccagcactgctgtgtgagtacttcctgcagcagtgggaggtTCTGACCTCCAAGTCCACGGCCCCAGCGCCCCTGACAAGCACTGAAATGAGTCTCCAGACCGTGTGTGGGGTTTTCCTTAACCTGGTTGTGACTGCTCCGGACCTGGTCAG GCATGACAAAACATTTTCCTCCTTGATGGATGTGTTGCTCAACTCTCTTCCACTTCTGCTGCCTCAGAAGCATCACCTGGTTCTGGCAGCAAATGTTGCCACTCTGGGGCTGTTGATGGCCAGGATCCTCGTGGGGTCAGCAG ccCTTCAAGGCACGAAGTCTGCCAAGGAGTTTTTTGGAGCTGCCATTCGCTTCCTCTCCCAGGCGCACACAGCCCAGGCAGACCCCAACAGCGATGGCCTGGCCTTGGCAGTGTCACCCACCTACGTGAGTGCCTGGGATGACATCTGTGAGCTCTGGTTCCTGGGAATGCAGGCCTTGGCCAGCTGCATCCCGCTTTTCCCCTGGCTGCCACACGCTGCTCTCCAGGCGCGCTGGCTGCAGGGACTCTCACAGTTGCTCTCCCGTGTTGCTCCCTCCTCTGTGGATTTTGAGCTTGTCACTGctttccaggctgtgctggtggagCTGGCCAGAGCCAGTGAGCAGTGCAGGGATGTGATCCTGTCCCACCATGGCACAGAGTGGGCCAGTCTGTATGGAATGGCAGCTCTGGAACAGTGTCTGGCCAAGCAGGGAGGAGCCAGCAGCACTCTAGATGGGAAATGA